The sequence below is a genomic window from Denitratisoma sp. DHT3.
CCTGGTCGGCGCCGCCTTCATCCGCGAGCGGGAGCACGGCACGGTGGAGCATCTGCTGGTGATGCCGCTCACGCCCTTCGAGATCATGATGGCCAAGGTCTGGGCCAATGGTCTGGTGGTGCTGGCGGGCGCCACCTTCGCCCTGACGGTCGTGGTGCAGGGAATCCTGCGGGTGCCGATCGCCGGCTCGCTGCCCTTGTTCCTCGCGGGCACGGCGCTTTACCTGTTCTCCGCCGCCTCGATCGGCATCTTCCTCGGCACCCTGGCCCGCTCCATGCCGCAGTTCGGCCTGCTCATCATCCTCGTGGTGCTGCCCCTGCACATGCTCTCGGGCGGCATCTCACCCCGCGAAAGCATGCCCGAGGCCGTGCAGAACCTCATGCTGGCGGCCCCGACCACCTGGTTCGTGCGCCTGGCCCAGGGCATCCTCTACCGAGGGGCCTCGCTGGATATCGTCTGGCCCGAGTTCCTCGCCATCACGGGCATCGGCGCGATTTTCTTCCTCGCCGCCCTGGTGCGCTTTCGCCGCTCGGTCACCCAGACGCAGCTCTGACCTTGCGCCGGAAACCGGCGTCCGTCACGATTTTGCCGGTGCGCAAGCGCCTCCAGGGCGGAAATGCAATGAGGTACACTGCCCCGCCGACGTTGTTCAATTCCCTCCTCCTCGATTGAAAGGTGGGTCATGATCGATCCGCTGCTCGTTCTCCTTGCAGCCATCCTTGCCGTCGGCGCCCTTCTGCTCTACCGCAGCCAGCGCACCTGCCGCGCGGCGCGCGAGGAACTCGCCGCCGTCCGCCCCTTGCTGGATCAGATCCAGACCCTGGCCCATTGCGGCTATTGGCGCCTCGACCTGAACACGCGCGCGCTCGAGTGGTCCGACGAGATGCGGCGCGTCAATGGCGTGCCCATGGACTATCCCATCACTGAAGAGACCACGCGGCAACTGAGCCTTCCCGAGGATTTCCCCAAGGTACTGGCGGCTTTTCAGCAGGCGCTCGCCCACCCGGGGCAAGCCATCGCGTTGATTGCCCGCGTATGCCCGCCCGGAAGCGGCGCGATCCGCTACCTGGATTCGCGCATGCGGGCCGAGTGCGACGCGGAAGGCCGGGCCTGCGCCATCCTCGGCACCAGCCTGGACATCACGGACCGGGTCGTGGCCGAGAACGCCTTGAGGGAAAGCCGCAGCATGCTTGCCGAGGCCCAGCAACTGTCGGGGGTCGGCCACTGGTATTACCGCATGGGGGAGCCCGGCCTCCATTGGTCCGAACAGCTTTTCAACCTGTTCGGCCTGCCGGTGGTCGATGAGGCCATTTCCGTCGAGGCCACCCTTGCCCGTATCCACCCCGACGACCGGCCGCGCGTCCAGGAGGCGATGACCCATGCCGGCCAGAGTCCGCAGACGATGACGCTCATGTTCCGCGTCTTCGGGCCGGGGGGCGCCATCCGCCTTCATGAAGCGCGCATCCGCGGCGAGTTCGACGCGCAGGGCAAGGTCGTGGCGCTCCTGGGCGCATCCCAGGACGTGACCGAGCGCCGCCGCATCGAGCAGACCCTGCGCCGCAATGCCCGCATCCTCGAACAGGCCGAGGCGCTGGCGAAGATGGGCAGCTGGGAGCGCGACATCGACAGCGGCGAGGGCTTCTGGAGCAACGGGCTGTACCGGCTGTATGGACGGTCTCCGGACGCGGGTCCGCTGCGGTTCGCCGAATCGGGGACGATCATCGTCCCGGAGGATTTCGCCCGCCTCGAGGAATGCAAGCGAAGGATGATCGAGCATCATGAGCCATTCGACATCCTGGTTGAAGTCCAGGAACCCTCGGGGGAGTCACGCTACCTGCGCATGGTGTCCGAATTCCAGGCCGCCGACGCCGATGGCGGAGGGCTTGGCGACCGCTTCCTCGGCGTCATCCAGGACGTCACCGACATGAAGCGCACCGAACAGGCGCTGCACGATCTCAACGAAAGCCTCGAGCAGCGCATCCGCGAACGGACCCGGACGCTCGCGGCCGCCCAGGAGCAATTGATCCAGACCGAGAAAATGGCCTCCCTGGGCAACCTCGTCGCGGGCATCTCCCACGAGATCAACACCCCCCTCGGGATCGGCATGACGGCGGCCACCTCGATCCAGGAGGATTTGCAGAAACTGCATCGCCACTTCCAGGCCGGCACGATGAAGCGGTCGGCCCTGGATGCCTTCATCACCCATAGCCTGCAAGGCAGCGAGATCCTCGTGCAGCATCTGAAGCGGGCCGCGGACCTCGTGGCCAGCTTCAAGCAGGTGGCGGCCGATCAATCCAGCGATGCCTGGCGCACCATCGACGTCCATGACTATCTGGACGAGATCATCCGCAGCCTGCATCCGCGCATCAAGCCGTACGCCGTGGAGGTCGTCAACGCCTGCCCCCGCGAGATCGTCCTGCGCACGCACCCCGGCGCCCTCTACCAGATTTTCAGCAATCTGATCCTCAATGCCTTGTCCCACGGCTTCGAGCCCCGGACGGCCGGCACCATCCGGATCGACGCCCGGCGGGAAGACGGAATTCTGGAACTGCGCTGCGAGGATACGGGCAAGGGCATCGCCCCCGACATCCAGAAACATGTCTTCGATCCCTTTTTCACCACCCGCAGAGGGAGCGGCGGCACCGGCCTGGGGCTGAACATTGTCTACAATCTGGTGACCGGCACCCTGGGGGGAACCATCCGGCTCCAGAGTGAACCCGGGCGCGGTACCGCGCTCATCATCCGCATTCCGACCGACCTTGGAGGGAAAAAATGAGAGAACCTCCTTCAGACGATCTTTTTTTCGCGCCGGAAGACGCCGCGGCCGCGACTCCGCAGGCGCTCGACGCCTCCCCCTGGAAAATCCTCATCGTCGACGACGACCCCGGCGTGCATGACGTCACCCTGTTCGCCCTGCGCGATTTCGATTACGCGGGTCGCGGCCTGAAGTTTTTTCATGCCTATTCGGCGAATGAGGCCGTCGATTACCTTGAAAGCCATCCCGACATCGCGATCGCGCTGGTGGACGTGGTCATGGAAGAGGAACAGGCGGGGCTCAAATTGGTCCGCCGGATCCGCGAGGAAATGAACAACTCGATGATCCGCCTGATCCTCCGCACGGGCCAGCCTGGCCAGGCGCCGGAGCGGACGGTCATCCGCGAATACGACATCAACGACTACAAGGAAAAGGCCGAGCTTTCCGCCCAGAAACTCTACAGCACCGTGCTGGCTTGCCTGCGCGCCTTTCGGGATCTGACGGCCCTGGAGGGGCACCGCGCCGGGCTCTTGCAGGTGATCGACGCATCGGCCGTCGTCTTCCGCATCCAGGGCCTGCGAGATTTCATCAAGGGCGTCCTTGAGCAATTGGTGGCCTTGCTCTACCTGAAAAAGGATTCGATGATCATCAACGGCGACAGCCTGGCAATGGAGCATCATGCGGGGGGCATGACCGTCGTCGCCGCCACGGGCCGTTTCTCCCCGCTCGTCGACAAGCCGCTCTCGGAACTTCCCCTTGCGGTACGCGCCGTCATCGACGAGGCCATCCGCCGGAAGGCCTCGATCCGGAAGGCCGACATTTTCGCCGGCTACTTCTGCCCCCGGCCGGGGCGGGAAGACGTGATCTACCTCTGCGGTTATCGTCCCCTGAACGACGACGAGGTGCGACTGATCGAGCTTTTCCTGCACAACACCGCCATCGCCTATGAAAACATCCTGCTCCGCGACGACATCGAGGGCACCCAGCGCGACATGATCTACATGCTGGGCGAGGCCATCGAAACCCGTTCCAAGGAGACCGGACAACATGTCCGCCGGGTCGCCGAATTCTGTCGCACGATCGCCCTGGGCCTCGGCCTGCCCGAGCGGGAGGCGGACATCCTTCAGATCGCCGCGCCCCTTCACGACCTTG
It includes:
- a CDS encoding PAS domain-containing sensor histidine kinase, with translation MIDPLLVLLAAILAVGALLLYRSQRTCRAAREELAAVRPLLDQIQTLAHCGYWRLDLNTRALEWSDEMRRVNGVPMDYPITEETTRQLSLPEDFPKVLAAFQQALAHPGQAIALIARVCPPGSGAIRYLDSRMRAECDAEGRACAILGTSLDITDRVVAENALRESRSMLAEAQQLSGVGHWYYRMGEPGLHWSEQLFNLFGLPVVDEAISVEATLARIHPDDRPRVQEAMTHAGQSPQTMTLMFRVFGPGGAIRLHEARIRGEFDAQGKVVALLGASQDVTERRRIEQTLRRNARILEQAEALAKMGSWERDIDSGEGFWSNGLYRLYGRSPDAGPLRFAESGTIIVPEDFARLEECKRRMIEHHEPFDILVEVQEPSGESRYLRMVSEFQAADADGGGLGDRFLGVIQDVTDMKRTEQALHDLNESLEQRIRERTRTLAAAQEQLIQTEKMASLGNLVAGISHEINTPLGIGMTAATSIQEDLQKLHRHFQAGTMKRSALDAFITHSLQGSEILVQHLKRAADLVASFKQVAADQSSDAWRTIDVHDYLDEIIRSLHPRIKPYAVEVVNACPREIVLRTHPGALYQIFSNLILNALSHGFEPRTAGTIRIDARREDGILELRCEDTGKGIAPDIQKHVFDPFFTTRRGSGGTGLGLNIVYNLVTGTLGGTIRLQSEPGRGTALIIRIPTDLGGKK
- a CDS encoding DUF3369 domain-containing protein, translating into MREPPSDDLFFAPEDAAAATPQALDASPWKILIVDDDPGVHDVTLFALRDFDYAGRGLKFFHAYSANEAVDYLESHPDIAIALVDVVMEEEQAGLKLVRRIREEMNNSMIRLILRTGQPGQAPERTVIREYDINDYKEKAELSAQKLYSTVLACLRAFRDLTALEGHRAGLLQVIDASAVVFRIQGLRDFIKGVLEQLVALLYLKKDSMIINGDSLAMEHHAGGMTVVAATGRFSPLVDKPLSELPLAVRAVIDEAIRRKASIRKADIFAGYFCPRPGREDVIYLCGYRPLNDDEVRLIELFLHNTAIAYENILLRDDIEGTQRDMIYMLGEAIETRSKETGQHVRRVAEFCRTIALGLGLPEREADILQIAAPLHDLGKIGIPDAILHKPGKLDEPEWRIMRTHAALGAEMLKRSEREILVAASLIAGHHHEKWDGSGYPQGFSGADIHIYGRIAAVADVVDALSSRRTYKEPWPFDAIWDYLRAQSGVHFDPEIVAWVLANVERLEAIRQAFPDEGDPPHHP